In Myotis daubentonii chromosome 16, mMyoDau2.1, whole genome shotgun sequence, one DNA window encodes the following:
- the FOXJ1 gene encoding forkhead box protein J1 has translation MAESWLRLSGAGAAEEAGPEGGLEEPDALDDSLTSLQWLQEFSILNAKAPTLPPGGTDPHGYHQVPGSAAPGSPLAADPACLGQPHTPGKPTSSCTSGSSPSGLQAPPPDDVDYTTNPSVKPPYSYATLICMAMQASKATKITLSAIYKWITDNFCYFRHADPTWQNSIRHNLSLNKCFIKVPREKDEPGKGGFWRIDPQYAERLLSGAFKKRRLTPVHIHPAFARQAEQKPSAAPWAGPLAVNTEAQQLLREFEEATGEVGWGAGEGRLGHKRKQPLPKRVAKAPRPPSALLLTPEEQGELEPLKGNFDWEAVFHSGALGGELGALEALELSPPLSPASHGDVDLTVHGHHIDCPATWGPSVEQAADSLDFDETFLATSFLQHPWDESGSGCLPPEPLFEAGDATLAADLQDWASVGAFL, from the exons ATGGCGGAGAGCTGGCTGCGCCTCTCGGGCGCAGGGGCGGCGGAGGAGGCGGGGCCGGAGGGCGGCCTGGAGGAGCCGGACGCCCTGGATGACAGCCTGACCAGCCTGCAGTGGCTGCAGGAGTTCTCCATTCTCAACGCCAAGGCGCCCACCCTGCCCCCGGGGGGCACCGACCCCCACGGCTACCATCAGGTGCCGGGCTCGGCGGCGCCGGGGTCCCCCCTGGCGGCGGACCCCGCCTGCCTGGGGCAGCCGCACACGCCGGGCAAGCCCACATCCTCGTGCACGTCCGGGAGCTCGCCCTCGGGGCTACAGGCTCCGCCCCCCGACGACGTGGACTACACCACCAACCCGAGCGTGAAGCCGCCCTACTCGTACGCCACGCTCATCTGCATGGCCATGCAGGCCAGCAAGGCCACCAAGATCACCCTGTCCGCCATCTACAAGTGGATCACAGACAACTTCTGCTACTTCCGGCACGCTGATCCCACCTGGCAG AATTCCATCCGCCACAACCTGTCCCTGAACAAGTGCTTCATCAAAGTGCCGCGCGAGAAGGACGAGCCGGGCAAGGGCGGCTTCTGGCGCATCGACCCCCAGTACGCCGAGCGCCTGCTGAGCGGGGCCTTCAAGAAGCGGCGGCTGACCCCCGTCCACATCCACCCGGCCTTCGCCCGCCAGGCCGAGCAGAAGCCCAGCGCCGCGCCCTGGGCCGGGCCCCTGGCCGTGAACACCGAGGCCCAGCAGCTGCTGCGGGAGTTCGAGGAGGCCACCggggaggtgggctggggtgCGGGCGAGGGCAGGCTCGGGCACAAGCGCAAACAGCCGCTGCCCAAGCGGGTGGCCAAGGCGCCCCGGCCCCCCAGCGCCCTGCTGCTGACCCCGGAGGAGCAGGGCGAGCTGGAGCCCCTCAAAGGCAACTTTGACTGGGAGGCGGTCTTCCACTCCGGCGCCCTGGGGGGGGAGCTGGGCGCGCTGGAGGCCCTGGAGCTGAGCCCCCCGCTGAGCCCCGCCTCGCACGGGGACGTGGACCTCACTGTCCACGGCCACCACATCGACTGCCCGGCGACGTGGGGGCCCTCGGTGGAGCAGGCTGCCGACAGCCTGGACTTCGACGAGACCTTCCTGGCCACGTCCTTCCTGCAGCACCCGTGGGACGAGAGTGGCAGCGGCTGCCTGCCCCCCGAGCCCCTCTTCGAGGCCGGGGACGCC